The genomic DNA TGCAAGTGAGAAAGGCGCTGGTCAGGTTGACGTCCATGACCTTGTGCCATTCCTCGAGGGGCAATTCGACGGGGCCGCCGAAATTTCCGATGCCGACGTTGTTGTGCAGGATATCGATGCGGCCGTGGGCCTCCAACACGCCCTGCACGGCGGCCTCGACCTGATCGGGCCTCGTCACGTCGGCCGCCACGGGCAACGCGTCACCGCCTTCGCCGGCGATGATGTCGGCGGTTTCCTGGGCCGCTTCGAGGTTGATGTCGACTGCGACGATGCGGGCGCCTTCGCGGGCGAAACGTACCGCCGTGGCCTTGCCGTTGCCCCAGCCCGGGCCCGACGAGCCGGCCCCGAAGACCAGCGCCACCTTGTCCTGCAAACGTGGACTCATGATGTTTCTCCCTGTGCGCGATGGGCCATGTAGGCGGCATAGGGCGTGCCGTTGGAGACCAGCATGCCGCCGTCGACGTCGAAGCTGGCACCGGTGCACATGGCGGATTCGGGCCCGGCGAGAAAGACCACGCAGCGGGCCACATCCTCGGGCATCACCCACTGGCCCAGCGGCACCAGGCCGGCGGTATGGGCGCGTGCCGCCTCGTCGGTGATGCTCTCGACCATGGGCGTGAGTACGGGGCCGGGGCAGACGGCGTTGACGCGGATGCCGTACTGGGCCAGCTCGAAAGCGGCGTGGCGGGTGAGGCCCAGAAGCCCCGACTTGGCCGCCGTGTAGTTGACGCCGCCGTGGTAGGAGA from Alphaproteobacteria bacterium includes the following:
- a CDS encoding SDR family oxidoreductase, which codes for TTNTIEQMPIEDWQRVIDINLGGPFHCTQAAIPALKTNGGAIVNIASIAGKRISYHGGVNYTAAKSGLLGLTRHAAFELAQYGIRVNAVCPGPVLTPMVESITDEAARAHTAGLVPLGQWVMPEDVARCVVFLAGPESAMCTGASFDVDGGMLVSNGTPYAAYMAHRAQGETS